Genomic DNA from Pungitius pungitius chromosome 12, fPunPun2.1, whole genome shotgun sequence:
ATACACCAGAATAATATACAAACACAATCCTGTGGATAAATCTCAGAGCACGACCCTCCGTGGGCTTCTCATACAGCATCTCACAGAATATTACAAACCAAGGCTGTAAGGAATGATATCAAATTAAGGATATAATCAGGAGCAAGTTAACTGGTGTGGATTACTGATTGTTTGCTGCCTGAAGTGTGTTAATCATTTCATATTGAAATACTGACAATAAGCATTAGAAGGCACAATAACATTTTGCGCGAGACTGCAGCAGTGAATTGGCACTTGATGGTTGATGAGATAAATGTGAGggaaacactcacacactcttaTTTACGCCTGGAACCGTGACCGCTCTTTTTTGAGTAACGGATGCATTTAAAGATGCTTCCCAGCAAAGAGTTGCTTGTCGTTTGCTGTGAACAATGTCACGAGATCTGTATATCTTCCCAGAGAAATAGCACACACATTCAGAAGCGCTTTATCTCCCGTGACCCTCGCACACACAGTCGCATGTGCGTACACATATCCGCGTGCGGCTCGTTCACGTGTCCAGGAGGTCCAGCTGACATGTCACTCAGAGAGCGCGGTGTTATTTTACCCCATTTCCTTTAACCCTAGATCATGACTAATCGCAATTTGCCAGGCATAGCTTGCAGACACCTGTTCTGTCCCGTGCGAGTCTGTTGGTCAAGCCATGTTTGCTTGCAACTTGGAATGGAGATGTTCATAGATATTGGTCTTCACTGGAATGACATTAAAACAATTGTCACTTTGTGTACCTTTTCATTAAAAGCCAAACAGTACTATAATAACCAACCCCACATTACATGTGTTTATCTATTaaagagcaacacacacaaaaaaaaacaataatgcatgaacataaatacatataagaCGTTTCTGCCAAAATGACACTATAAGATTCATATGAGCCATTTAATTAAGACTGTTCAACGGATGCAAATGGCTGCAATATAGCTCAGGCCATTAATGTAAATCTCACTGCAATTTCACGTAAGTGATCCCGTGTACATGCTCCGATGTATCCGCTTCTCCATCTGCTTCACAACAGAATTGAGCCAAACTGTTTCTCTCCTACACAACTCTGTGGCAGGCCTTTGCTTTACCTCAAGTGTGCACACACGTGCAATCCTTCGACTTGAAAAAATGGGGGGTGTACAGGATGTAGGCGTAGGCGACATGTCCTCATGGAGGAGTTATGGCTCGCCAACAACACAATTTGTGAAAACAGTCTGTTTTAATTGCAACGATATAACTTTGTATAAAATCAgcaggcacttttttttttttctcttttgcttgTTTAACGTTCAATGTGGTCACAGGTAgccacaccacacacacttctccaccGGCCCCTTACTTCCTTCATTAGTAGTGCATCAATCTGAATCTGAGTCTCTGCTTTCGGAACTGATTGCTTCTCGTGCCTTCAAGGTCGAGACAGCGTGGTGTAGACCGGCTGGTCCCAGCTGGAGGCGTTGGGGCTGTGGGTGGGAGCCATGGACAGACTGTTGAGGATCGGGCTGCTGTAGGGCCGCCTGGATGAGTGGAAGTACGGGTACTGGTAGAGGCTGGACGGGTAGCCCGAGTAAGGGTTGTAATAGTTGGAGCCCTGCAGGTCAGTATAGTCACACTGGGAGCTGGAGAACGAGGCCGCGGCTGACGTGGCCGAGGTGACGCAGGCCTGGCCGCCGTAGGAGCCGTAATCGGAGTGCGAGGGCGACCCGTGGGAGTGCTCGCTGTAGTGGCTGGGGCTCAGTTGCTCCGTTTTAATGTGGAGCCGGTGCTGGCCCAGCTCGCCGGCcgagggggcggaggaggacacGGCGCTCTTGCGGCTCCACACTGAGCCGTTGGTGCCCGCGTGACCGTACGAGGACGCGTAGGAGCCGCCAGGCACCGGAGCCTGGCCGTGGCCGTGGTCTGAGGGCAAGGCGGAGGAGCCCGAGGCGTGGCCGTTGAGCGGGAGGTACTGGTCGAACTCGTGCACGTCGAAGGTCTCCATGTTGCTGATGACATCAGTGCTGAGCTCTGAGATGTCTACGTTGCTAAAGTCGATGTTTTGCCTGTTGCTGTCAGCAAGACGACGACCTTCGTGTTTCAGATCCTGTTTCAACCCGTGGTGCAGGTCGGTTTTGGGAGTAGTGGGCGGCGTGGGGGGACCGTGCTGCTGCCCTGAAAATATTAGATGCAAAGCATGAAGATGAGGATTCAACACTCCAAATACAAAATGAGTTCAACAATTTACAGCCGCCTAAAAGAAATTTATTAATTGAAATAAATCTCACAATCCACGTCCTGTcttcttacattacattttgacGTCATACCTGCATGCTCAGGGTGGTGGTGTCCATCGGTCATCCCTGCAAGTCCTCCCATCCCTGGTTCAGCTTTGTACATGTGATGTGCCAGTTCCGCTCCTGAGTCTGAGTCGCTCTGGCCCGGTTTCATATTCTTCCGTCTCCGGGGCTGGTACTTGTAGTCTGGATGGTCTTTCTTGTGCTGAACCCGGAGCCTCTCTGCTTCATCTACAAATGGCCTCTTCTCACCTTCTGAGAGCAAActattgaagaaagaaaaaagaataattgATTTTTAGAACTTTTAACCTATTGTCAAGAGGTAAATAAaagccatatatatataattaatttagGTTTTAAAATCAAGAATTTAAGAAATGTAGTCAAATCCATGTTTTTATGTAATACATTAGCATACTTATGACACGATTGTCGCCCAAAGCAAACTGTAACTTCTGAGTTTCCGTTTATATAACCATCTCCAGTAATATGAATGCAACTCTTCATCCATGGATTTCTTTTTATAGAATACAAAGTGTCCTTACCGCCACAGTTTCCCAAGTGTCTTGCTCAGTTCGGCGTTGTGCAGGTGAGGATATTGATCCGCCAGCTTTCTGCGGGCCGCTTGCGCCCAAACCATGAACGCATTCATGGGTCTTTTGACAtgaggtttatttttcaaagatcCGCTGCCCCTCACGGGCATGGGCACCAAGGACCAGTCGTATCCTTTGAGGACCTGAGAGACGGCGTCCCGTATGCAGGCTGGGAACCGGTCGTCATCCTCTGAGTCCAGTTTCTTGCCCAGACCGGCGAGCAGGGAGCCTTGACCGTCGGAGCCCGTCGGTGAGGACGGAGCGTCGGAGTCGGACTCGTCCTGGGACATGGAGCTGTTCGTGCCCGACGGACTGCACGGCTGGTCGCTGCCACACTTGTCATGATCCTCGGtcatttttaacattatttgcTCAGCCCCTTGGGGATGAAAACGCCAAAAAGAAATCttcaattaaatacaaaaatcaaATGTCACCGGTGAATCGAAGCCCCGCAGCCAGCGCGCCTTTTACGCACGGTGCACCGCAGTAAATTCCTTCAACAATTTCAGTCAAAACGAGTCCGTTGTTTTCCTTCTCATtcgctgtttgtttgtcttgttactcttGTCTTTGCTGCTAAAATAAGGAACAGTCGTGAAAGTTGTGGCCCACAATCTGAGCCGATGAGCCACACGTTCGAGCAACTTGAGTTGCAGTTTTAAAACCGTCCCTCCGCCCTCcacctgtgattggctggagcCAATCAGCACTTTATCTCATTGGTTCCAGCTTTTATGTTAACCTcattatgataatgattttCTTGCGTTCATTGCACACACCACGGTATTGTTTATAGAAAAGTTGGTCACATTGAGTGAAAATCATTTTACAATTATTTTAGGACATTTATGTGGTTTAGGAGGGACTCATTTTTTTCAACTGTtaatttacatacatttttaatacaaaacaaatataacCTTTAATTTTAACAGTTGGTAATATGACTATTGATATAACGACTGGTAAGATATTTGTATTCTATCATGTTTTGCTACTTCCCTGTTGTGGACACATTTGATGAGAATGTTTAAAATGCACTGGAATGTTAGGAAAAGTGAATTCACCTGTCTAgaaaaaacatgataaatattaaaatgtatatatttgtgaaATACAATCATCATCCTTTCTGAGGTTGACTCTGaacaaaaatatacattcagataaagtttttaaaatatatagcATGTACTGTTATAACATCCAAAAGATCTCATTGTCAAAGATGCAGGAGGTTCATCCTTCTCACAGTCATAACTGTTGCTTGGTAAAAagtataaaacataaaacattctTATCATTTCTgtaaaaggtttctttttttaggaaAGTACAGTGTGTTAAGCCCCTCCGTATTTTTAATGGCCACAAATGATCATGAATTTGAGCCAAAAAAACTCTCACTGCTGAACGGACATCAGACTAAAATGTCTAACCACGTTAAGTTTAGTCAACAAGCTTATGTGAACCCATTTTCATGTACGCTCAAAATCCAGAATTCAGACGCGGATGTTGGTTTGTCCCGGCAGTCCGTTTTGTGATCCATTTGCCTCTTGTCATCACTCGTGAAACAGGCTTTTTATGACGCTGAAGATACAATGAGCAGAACAGATAAGAGGCTTCATTGAATCACTGCCTTTGTTAAAGGTGTCTTTGTGTTCATGTATTGTTGGATGATGTTTTATCACTGGCCTCCCTGTGAAAAGACAAGGTGTGCTCGTGCCGGACGGCAGTCTGCTTTGCTCGGTGCACGCTTCAGGTGGCTGACAGGAGACGAGAGCTTGCAAGTTGGAAATACCAGAAACTGCGCCTTTCGCTTGCAGCATAGAGTTAGCTTCATGCCCACAAGGCCAGGTAAGAAGTTACATTGTTCGGATTTTATTAACAATAAGCTGAAGAAGCAAAAGGCTTATCCAGAAAATTTCAATACATAGTATTTAAAGTCAGTggaaagatgatttttttttaaacatgtcatacaaaaaaactcaacatttcTATCACAAACGATGAAATGTTAAGTGCTCCGCTGGTTGGTTGAGAGCAGCCTGTCTAACAGCTGCTGTCAAAGCTCTCTGTTGGGTCAAGTTcagtgcgtgtatgtgtgtgtgtgtgtgtgtgtgtgtgtgtgtatgcgtgtgcgcAAACACAGTCGGGCCAGCGGCTAGTTGTCAGACATGAGTGACTCTGGCTTCCCTCTCGTCCCGGTCCACACATGGAAAAGTAtttgctgtgtgtttgcatgaatgtGTGAGCAGAGGCGATTGTAGAATCATGCATGCATTACATGTGCGTATTACATCTCCATCTCACACCTTTTCTTGATAGAAGGCATGGTTTTGCTTTTGATAATGAAAAATGAAGCACTGAGCTAGTACAAACTTCCATTAATTAATTAGTTTGCTATAACACACAATAAAGTCACAAATAATTCAATTGGTTATCTGATCGCTTTTTAATGTAACACCTTGGACTTTGCACAAACAATCTTGTGTCTGTGTCGATTGTGGAAATCGTCTGTTCTCAATCACCATCCAAGCGGCATCAACCGGTCCTGGCTCGAGTCCTGTCTCCCCACAACATTTCATGGAAAACCTTCAGTCAAAGCTGCTGCATCCTGccgacagacaaacaaacagatcaAAATTAATCAAACCCGTGTGGCACAGTTCAAACACAGTGCATCGCTtctttttagtatttatttaggTAAATAAACAGTATTATACCTGAACATTATTTGAATAGCTATCAGTTGAACGTTGGTGAAGCGGAGTGAAGTCAGACACCTTCATtattaagacaaagacaaaacaaaagtacaaaCTTCTCGTTAAACAAATCTGAAAAGGGTGAAAAGTAAGTCAGGATGAGCCCAACGTGAGTGGCAGCTGCCGTCAATCAACTAAACTGTGGCCGGCGTTGGTTTAtgggcagagagagggacaaagacGTAAACAGTCTCAAGGcttcccaaccccccccccccccccctcctccccctccatgcCTCCCTGTATTGTGGGGAGAAACTCTGGCCAGAGCCTGTGGGATCTGCAGGGCTCTTGattagaaaaggaaagagcaACAGAGGAGAGGTAACCGCGCATGAACCTTAAGTGTCCCAAAAAATGAAGGACGGTTTTAATTTTCCTATTTTTCCAGAGATGCATCTCAAAGGAAAACCAGGGAgaagattttttgtttttttgtatttttgggcCTCGGCGCAGCTCATTTCTCCTGGGCCCTATGCTTTTATCCCACATGTAAATTATACTCTCTGGCTTCTAATGTGCATACACAATTAAATTACACAGTCACCCACAGGAATCCTACTCCCTTTGGTCTCTGCTTCTGTGTTTTAATACACTTTGGCACATTTCTTCACTCTAGCCAAGTTATTGGACGCAGTATGTTCGAGCAGTTAAATTCGCAGAGATTGACACACCAC
This window encodes:
- the LOC119220783 gene encoding transcription factor Sox-8; translation: MLKMTEDHDKCGSDQPCSPSGTNSSMSQDESDSDAPSSPTGSDGQGSLLAGLGKKLDSEDDDRFPACIRDAVSQVLKGYDWSLVPMPVRGSGSLKNKPHVKRPMNAFMVWAQAARRKLADQYPHLHNAELSKTLGKLWRLLSEGEKRPFVDEAERLRVQHKKDHPDYKYQPRRRKNMKPGQSDSDSGAELAHHMYKAEPGMGGLAGMTDGHHHPEHAGQQHGPPTPPTTPKTDLHHGLKQDLKHEGRRLADSNRQNIDFSNVDISELSTDVISNMETFDVHEFDQYLPLNGHASGSSALPSDHGHGQAPVPGGSYASSYGHAGTNGSVWSRKSAVSSSAPSAGELGQHRLHIKTEQLSPSHYSEHSHGSPSHSDYGSYGGQACVTSATSAAASFSSSQCDYTDLQGSNYYNPYSGYPSSLYQYPYFHSSRRPYSSPILNSLSMAPTHSPNASSWDQPVYTTLSRP